One genomic region from Pongo abelii isolate AG06213 chromosome 4, NHGRI_mPonAbe1-v2.0_pri, whole genome shotgun sequence encodes:
- the EGR1 gene encoding early growth response protein 1, with protein MAAAKAEMQLMSPLQISDPFGSFPHSPTMDNYPKLEEMMLLSNGAPQFLGAAGAPEGSGSNSSSSSSGGGGGGGGGSNSSSSSSTFNPQADTGEQPYEHLTAESFPDISLNNEKVLVETSYPSQTTRLPPITYTGRFSLEPAPNSGNTLWPEPLFSLVSGLVSMTNPPASSSSAPSPAASSSSASQSPPLSCAVPSNDSSPIYSAAPTFPTPNTDIFPEPQSQAFPGSAGTALQYPPPAYPAAKGGFQVPMIPDYLFPQQQGDLGLGTPDQKPFQGLESRTQQPSLTPLSTIKAFATQSGSQDLKALNTSYQSQLIKPSRMRKYPNRPSKTPPHERPYACPVESCDRRFSRSDELTRHIRIHTGQKPFQCRICMRNFSRSDHLTTHIRTHTGEKPFACDICGRKFARSDERKRHTKIHLRQKDKKADKSVVASSATSSLSSYPSPVATSYPSPVTTSYPSPATTSYPSPVPTSFSSPGSSTYPSPVHSGFPSPSVATTYSSVPPAFPAQVSSFPSSAVTNSFSASTGLSDMTATFSPRTIEIC; from the exons ATGGCCGCGGCCAAGGCCGAGATGCAGCTGATGTCCCCGCTGCAGATCTCTGACCCATTCGGATCCTTTCCTCACTCGCCCACCATGGACAACTATCCTAAGCTGGAGGAGATGATGCTGCTGAGCAACGGGGCTCCCCAGTTCCTCGGCGCCGCCGGGGCCCCAGAGGGCAGcggcagcaacagcagcagcagcagcagcggggGCGGTGGAGGCGGCGGGGGcggcagcaacagcagcagcagcagcagcaccttcAACCCTCAGGCGGACACGGGCGAGCAGCCCTACGAGCACCTGACCGCAG agTCTTTTCCTGACATCTCTCTGAACAACGAGAAGGTGCTGGTGGAGACAAGTTACCCCAGCCAAACCACTCGGCTGCCCCCCATCACCTATACTGGCCGCTTTTCCCTGGAGCCTGCACCCAACAGTGGCAACACCTTGTGGCCCGAGCCCCTCTTCAGCCTGGTCAGTGGCCTCGTGAGCATGACCAACCCACCGGCCTCCTCGTCCTCAGCACCATCTCCAgcggcctcctcctcctccgcctcccagagccCACCCCTGAGCTGCGCAGTGCCATCCAACGACAGCAGTCCCATTTACTCAGCGGCACCCACCTTCCCTACGCCGAACACTGACATTTTCCCTGAGCCACAAAGCCAGGCCTTCCCGGGCTCGGCAGGGACAGCGCTCCAGTACCCGCCTCCTGCCTACCCTGCCGCCAAGGGTGGCTTCCAGGTTCCCATGATCCCCGACTACCTGTTTCCACAGCAGCAGGGGGATCTGGGCCTGGGCACCCCAGACCAGAAGCCCTTCCAGGGCCTGGAGAGCCGCACCCAGCAGCCTTCGCTCACCCCGCTGTCTACTATCAAGGCCTTTGCCACTCAGTCGGGCTCCCAGGACCTGAAGGCCCTCAATACCAGCTACCAGTCCCAGCTCATCAAACCCAGCCGCATGCGCAAGTACCCCAACCGGCCCAGCAAGACGCCCCCCCACGAACGCCCTTATGCTTGCCCAGTGGAGTCCTGTGATCGCCGCTTCTCCCGCTCCGACGAGCTCACCCGCCACATCCGCATCCACACAGGCCAGAAGCCCTTCCAGTGCCGCATCTGCATGCGCAACTTCAGCCGCAGCGACCACCTCACCACCCACATCCGCACCCACACAGGCGAAAAGCCCTTCGCCTGCGACATCTGTGGGAGAAAGTTTGCCAGGAGCGATGAACGCAAGAGGCATACCAAGATCCACTTGCGGCAGAAGGACAAGAAAGCAGACAAAAGTGTTGTGGCCTCTTCggccacctcctctctctcttcctaccCATCCCCGGTTGCTACCTCTTACCCGTCCCCGGTTACTACCTCTTATCCATCCCCGGCCACCACCTCATACCCATCCCCTGTGcccacctccttctcctctcccggCTCCTCGACCTACCCATCCCCTGTGCACAGTGGCTTCCCCTCCCCGTCGGTGGCCACCACGTACTCCTCCGTTCCCCCTGCTTTCCCGGCCCAGGTCAGCAGCTTCCCTTCCTCAGCTGTCACCAACTCCTTCAGCGCCTCCACAGGGCTTTCGGACATGACAGCAACCTTTTCTCCCAGGACAATTGAAATTTGctga